TTCCTAATTTTGCCGTGATTATTTCGCAAATAGATACGAATCCTATCAAGTATTATTAAAAAGATATGACAAAAAGAACAGAAGTTACCGTTGAAGAAAAATTAAGAACTTTGTATGATTTGCAATTGATTGATTCGCAAATTGATGAATTGCAAAATGTACGAGGAGAATTACCCTTAGAGGTACAAGACCTTGAAGATGAGGTAGAAGGATTAACCAATCGTTTGAGCAAGTTTAAAGAAGAATTAGAGTATTTGCAAACGGAAGTAACTAACAAAAAAAATGTTATTGAAGAAGCCAAAGCACTCATTAAGAAATACAACGAACAGCAGAAAAATGTTCGAAACAATCGTGAATATAATTCGATAACTAAAGAAATAGAGTTTCAAGAGCTTGAAATCCAGTTGGCTGAGAAACGTATTAAAGAGTTCAAAGCCCAAATGGAGCACAAAAAAGAAGTAATCAAACAAGTGGAAGACCGCAAAGAGCAACGCGAAACACACTTAAAACATAAAAAAGAGGAATTGGATTCTAT
This genomic window from Capnocytophaga canimorsus contains:
- a CDS encoding zinc ribbon domain-containing protein, with protein sequence MTKRTEVTVEEKLRTLYDLQLIDSQIDELQNVRGELPLEVQDLEDEVEGLTNRLSKFKEELEYLQTEVTNKKNVIEEAKALIKKYNEQQKNVRNNREYNSITKEIEFQELEIQLAEKRIKEFKAQMEHKKEVIKQVEDRKEQRETHLKHKKEELDSILAETQKEEDFLREKSAEYASKIEDRLLNAYRRIRSSVVNRLAIVPVERGASGGSFFTIPPQVQMEIAARKKIITDEHSGRILVDAALAEEEREKMNDLFNSIK